The following coding sequences are from one Macaca nemestrina isolate mMacNem1 chromosome 1, mMacNem.hap1, whole genome shotgun sequence window:
- the LOC105494955 gene encoding tetraspanin-1, with protein MQCFSFIKTIMILFNLLIFLCGAALLAVGIWVSIDGASFLKIFGPLSSSAMQFVNVGYFLIAAGAVVFALGFLGCYGAQTESKCALMTFFFILLLIFIAEVAAAVVALVYTTMAEHFLTLLVVPAIKKDYGSQKDFTQVWNTTMTELKCCGFTNYTDFEDSPYVRENNAFPPFCCNNVTNTVNETCTKEKADNQKVEGCFQQLLYDIRTNAVTVGGVAAGIGGLELAAMIVSMYLYCNLQ; from the exons ATGCAGTGCTTCAGCTTCATTAAGACCATAATGATCCTCTTCAATTTGCTCATCTTT CTGTGTGGTGCGGCCCTGTTGGCAGTGGGCATCTGGGTGTCAATCGATGGGGCATCCTTTCTGAAGATCTTCGGGCCGCTGTCGTCCAGTGCCATGCAGTTTGTCAACGTGGGCTACTTCCTCATCGCAGCCGGCGCTGTGGTCTTTGCTCTTGGTTTCCTGGGCTGCTATGGTGCTCAGACTGAGAGCAAGTGTGCCCTCATGACG TTcttcttcatcctcctcctcatcttcatTGCTGAGGTTGCAGCTGCTGTGGTCGCCTTGGTGTACACCACAATG GCTGAGCACTTCCTGACGTTGCTGGTAGTGCCTGCCATCAAGAAAGACTATGGTTCCCAGAAAGACTTCACTCAAGTGTGGAACACCACCATGACAGAG CTCAAGTGCTGTGGCTTCACCAACTACACGGATTTTGAGGACTCGCCCTACGTCAGAGAGAACAATGCCTTTCCCCCATTCTGTTGCAATAACGTCACCAACACAGTCAATGAAACCTGCACCAAGGAAAAGGCTGACAACCAAAAAGTAGAG GGTTGTTTCCAACAGCTTTTGTATGACATCCGAACTAATGCAGTCACTGTGGGTGGTGTGGCAGCTGGAATTGGGGGCCTCGAG CTGGCTGCCATGATTGTGTCCATGTATCTGTACTGCAATCTACAATAA